The stretch of DNA ATCCTGGCGACGGCGCATCGCCTTCGCCTTCCTGTTCCCGCAACGCTGAGACCCCGACATGGCCACCCTCGTTCTCGGTGCCGCTGGCGCCGCCATTGGCGGTTCGATCGGCGGCGCGATCCTCGGAGTGAGCGCCGCGACCATCGGCGGCTTCATCGGCTCGACCATCGGCTCGGTCGTGGACAGCTGGATCATCTCGTCGCTGACGCCTACGCAACGCATCGAGGGTGCACGGCTTGACACGCTGCGCATCACCTCGGCCACCGAGGGCGCGGTGATCCCGCGGCTCTATGGCCGGATGCGGATGGGCGGCAACATCATCTGGGCGACGGATTTCCGCGAGGAAACGAAGACCACTACTCAAGGTGGCGGCAAGGGCGGCGGGGGCGGCAAGGTCAAGACCACCGAGTATCTCTACTATGCGAGCTTCGCGGTGGCCTTGTGCGAAGGCCCGATCACCGGCATCGGCCGCATCTGGGCCGACGGCAAACCAATGGACCTCTCCGGCGTCACCTGGCGCTGGTATCCCGGCGACGAGACGCAGACGGCGGACCCTTTCATCGCGGCCAGGATGGGGGCGGCCAGCACGCCGGCCTACCGCGGCACGGCCTATGTGGTCTTCGAGGAGCTGGCGCTCTCGACCTACGGCAACCGCCTGCCGCAACTTTCCTTCGAGGTGTTCCGGCCGCTCGCCGATCCCGACACGGCCGAGGGGCTGACCCAAGCCGTCACCATGATCCCGGCCTCGGGCGAGTTCACCTATGCAACGCAGGCCATCCGCAAGACCGACGGCGGCGCACAGATCCCTGAGAACCTGAACGCGCTGGCAGACTCCACCGACATGGTGGAGGCGCTGGACCGGCTGCAGGCTACGGCCCCGGAGGTCGAGAGCGTGAGCCTCGTGGTGGCCTGGTTCGGCGACGACCTGCGCGCCGGCTCCTGCAAGGTGCGGCCGGGTGTCGAGGTGTCGGCCAAGTCGACCACGCCCGCCAGCTGGTCGGTGAATGGTGTGAGCCGGGCCGGTGCCTTCCTCGTCAGCCGCGACGACGAGGACCGCCCCGTCTATGGCGGCACGCCGTCCGACTTCGCGGTGGTTCAGGCCATCCAGGAGATGACGGCGCGCGGACTGCGCGTCACCTTCTATCCCTTCATCCTGATGGACGTGCCGCCCGGCAACACGCTGCCGAACCCGTATTCCGACAGCGCCGCGGAGACGGGTCAGCCCGCGTTCCCCTGGCGCGGCCGGATCACCTGTTCTCCCGCCGCCGGTTTCGCCGGGACCGTGGACAAGACCGCCACGGCCGCAAGCCAGGTCGCGGCGCTGTTCGGCGCGGCCACGCCCGCGAGCTTCAGCGTCTCGGGTCAGACGGTTTCTTGGACCGGACCATCCGGCGACTGGGGTCTGCGGCGCATGGTGCTGCACTACGCCCATCTCTGCGCGGCGGCGGGCGGGGTCAATGCATTCCTGATCGGCACTGAGATGCCGGGGCTGACGACGATCCGCTCGAGCGCGTCCATCTATCCGGCGGTGCAGGCCTATCGGGACCTCCTCGCGGATGTCCGCTCGATCCTCGGGTCCGGGACGAAGATCGGCTATGCCGCCGACTGGTCGGAGTATTTCGGGCACCAGCCGGGCGACGGCAGCGGCGACGTGTTCTTCCACCTCGATCCGCTCTGGGCCGACCCGGAGATCGATTTCGTCGGAATCGACAACTACATGCCGCTGTCGGACTGGCGGGATGGCTTCGAGCATGCGGATGCGGCCGAAGGCTGGCCCGCAATCTACGACCGAGCCTACCTGCAGGCGAACATCGCGGGCGGCGAAGGCTTCGACTGGTTCTACGCCAGCGCGGCCGATCGCTCCACGCAGGTTCGGACCGCGATCACGGATGGTGCGGCGGCAAAGCCGTGGGTGTTCCGCTACAAGGATCTGCGTGCCTGGTGGTCGAACGCGCATTACGACCGCCCGGGGGGGGTGGAGAGCGGCACGCCGACGGCGTGGGCGCCGCAGTCCAAGCCGATCTGGTTCACCGAGCTCGGCTGTCCGGCCATCGACCGTGGCACGAACCAGCCCAACGTCTTCTTCGATCCGAAGTCGTCCGAGAGCTTCACGCCACACTTTTCGCGGGGTTGGCGCGACGACGCCATCCAGCGGGCCTATCTCGAGGCGACGTATCTCTGGTGGTGCACGCCGGCGAACAACCCGGTGTCCTCGGTCTACGGCGGCCGGATGGTGTATGTCCCGGAATGCGCCGCCTGGACCTGGGACGCGCGGCCCTATCCGTTCTTTCCCGCGCTGACCGACGTCTGGACCGATGGCGCGAACTGGCGGCTGGGGCACTGGCTGACCGGGCGGCTTGGCGCGGTGTCGCTGGCGGCCCTCGTCCGGCACCTCTGCCTGCGCGCCGGGCTGCCCGAGTCCCGGATCGACGTCACCGGGCTCTGGGGCGCGGTTGAGGGCTACGCCATCACCGCGCTGGAAAGCCCGCGCGCCTCCGTCACCACGTTGTCTCGCCACTTCGGCTTCGACGCGGTGGAGACCGAGGGGGTGATCCGCTTCGTGATGCGCGGACGGGCGTCCGTCGCCACGCTCGCGCTCGACGACCTTGTCGCGGCCCGCGAGGGCGACGTGCTGGAACTGTCGCGCGGCCAGGAGACGGAACTGCCGCAGGCGCTGAAATGGCAGGTCGCGCGGGCCGACGAGGATTACGACGCGGCTCTCGTCGAGGCACGGCGCATCACCGTGGACACGACGCGGATTGCCTCCGAGTCCTTCCCGATGGCCGTGCCGCCTGAGGAGGCCGAGCGCCGCTGCCGCCGCGCGCTGATGGAAGCCTGGACCGGTCGGGAAAGCGCGGTGTTCCGCCTGCCGCCCTCGCGGCTGGCACTCGACCCGGCTGATGTGGTGACGCTCGCGCATGACGGCCGGGCCGTCCCGCTGCGGCTCGTCTCCATAGCCGATGGGGACGCGCGCGGCATCGAGGCGGTGCGCCAGGACCGGGCGACGTACGATCTGCCGCCCGGCGATCCCCGCGCGGCGTCGCTGACGCGGGCCCTGGTGTTCGGCGCGCCGGATGCGGTGCTGATGAACTTGCCGCAGCTGACCGAGGATCAGCCCGCGCATCGGCCCTTCGCGGCGGCGCATGCGGTTCCGTGGCCCGGCGAGATGGCGGTCTTCCGCAGCCCCTCGACCGATGGGTTCGACTTGCTGACCACGTTCGGCAGCCGCGCCCGGATTGGGGCGCTGGTCTCGGACCTCTACGCGGGCCCGACCTCGCGCTTCGATCTCGGCAATGCTCTTGTGGTCGATCTGCTGACCGGCACGCTGGAAAGCGTCACCGACCTGACGCTGTTCGGCGGGGCCAACGGGCTGGCCATCGAGAGCGTGCCCGGCGTCTGGGAGATCGTCCAGGCGGGCGCGGCTGAGCTGCTGGCGCCCGGCCGGTATCGGCTCACCCGGCTCGTGCGCGGCCAGCGCGGCACCGAGGGTGCGATGGGCTACCCGGCGCCCGCTGGCGCCCGCGTAGTCGTGCTGGACGACAGCCTCGCGTCGCTGCCGATCGCGGAGGCCGATCTCGCCCTCCCGTGGAACTGGCGCATCGGCCCGGCGAGCCGTCCGGTCAGCGACGAGACCTATGTGGTGCAGGCCTTCACGCCTGAGGGCGTCGGGCTGCGGCCGTTCTCGGTCGCCCATGTCGAGCAGCCGTGGCGCAAGCCGCGCACGCCCGGCGACCTGACGATCCGCTGGACGCGACGATCCCGGTCGCTCACGGCCGACAGCTGGGGCGGTCTGGAGGTGCCGCTGGCGGAAGAACTCGAAGCCTACGAGGTCGAGATCCTCGACGGCGCCGCCGAGAAGCGGGTGCTGAGCGCGACCACCACCAGCGCCATCTACACCGCCGCCCAGCAGAGCGCCGATTGGGGCGCACCGCTCGGCCCCGGCGACACGCTCGATATCCGCATCTCCCAGCTCTCCGCCCTCGTGGGGCGGGGCGCGCCCAAGACCGTCACGCTCACGTTCTGAGGCCATCTCATGTCCGACGCCACGACCCATCTCTTGCTGCCGTACATCCTGGCGGCGCAGGCCCAGAAGCACGTCACCCTCAACGAGGCGCTGAGGCTGCTCGACGGGCTGGTGCAACTCTCGGTGCTCGACCGTGATCTGACCGCGCCGCCCGCCAGCCCCACTGATGGCGACCGTTACATCGTCGGCTCCGGCGCGACGGGCGACTGGGCGGGCTGGGACCTGAACGTCGCGCTCTGGACCGACGGGGCCTGGCTGCGCCTGCCGCCGCGCACCGGCTGGCGGGCGTGGGTCGAGGATGAGGGCCTGCTGCTGGTCTACGACGGCGCGGGCTGGGTCGGGACCACGCCTGCGGCGCTACAGAACATGGCACTGCTCGGGATCGGCACGACGGCGGACGCTTCGAACCCGTTCTCGGCCAAGCTGAACGCGGCGCTATGGACCGCCAAGAGCGTCGCCGAGGGCGGCAGCGGCGATCTGTTCTACACCATGAACAAAGAGGCGGCGGGCGACGATCTCGGGCTGACGCTGCAAACCGGTTTCGTGACCAAGGCGCTGGTGGGGCTCTTCGGCTCCGACCGCTTCCGCCTCGCGGTCTCCGCCGACGGCAGCACCTTCTTCGACGGGCTGAGCGTCGACAACGCCACCGGCATCGTCGACCAGCCCCGGCTTCCGCGGTTCAAGGCTTACACCAACTACGACAACTATGTCGGCGTTGGAACCTGGACGAAGATCGGCCTGAACAACACCGACTACAATGATCAGGGTGCCTTCGACGCCGCGAACAACCATTTCGTGGCCCCGGTCGACGGCACCTACCTCTTTGGCGCGACGCTGCTCTACAAGATCAACGCCAGCGCCACGGCCCGCATGCGCGGGCGGCTCGTGCTGAACGGCACGACCGAAATTCGCGGCTCCCTCGGCGAAATCTCCGCTACCCATGTCTCGCTCGCCACCGCGATCTGGCTGCAGACGATAGTCCCGCTGACTGCGGGCGATACCGTCGAGCTGCAGGGGTATTTCCGGGTCGCGGACGGCTACTTCGCCGCCGACCACACGTCCTTTTGGGGCTGCAAGATCGGCTGAGCGGCGGAAGGAGGATCCGATGACACCACCCCGATCCGAGGGCTTCGTGCGCATGCCCGACGCCGAGTTCGAGGCGATCCTGACCCGGGCGGCGGAGGAAGGCGCGAAGCGCGCACTCGCCGATGTCGGCCTCGACGGCGACGAGGCCGCGCTCGACATCCGCGATCTGCGCTCCCTGGTGGATTGCATTCGGCTGATGCGCCGCACCGCGATGCAGACCGCCGTCCGCATGATCACCACTTGCGTCATGTTGGCGCTGCTCGCGGGCATCGCCATCAAGCTCAAGATCTTCGGCGGCGGCCCGTAGCCGCTCCAATCTGCCATCATCAGCCCAACAGCACCCGCCCTCGAGGCGGGTTTTTTCGTTTCGGAGGACCCTTATGAACACAACCTTCCACCGCCATTGGCGCGACGTGCCAGAGAGCACCTGGCGCTGGCCGAATTTCAGCCCTGCCGAAATCGCCTGCCGCGGTACCGGCAAGCTGCTGATCAACGAACTTGCGCTCGACAAGCTGCAGGCGCTGCGCGACCGGCTGCGCAAGCCGCTCATCGTCCGCTCCGGCTATCGCAGCCCCGAGCACAACCGTGCGGTCGGCGGCGCCACCCGGTCGAAGCACATGGACGGCGCCGCCTTCGACATCGCCATGACGAACCATGACCCGTTGGCGTTCGAGGCTGCGGCGCGCGAGGTCGGGTTCCTCGGCTTCGGCTTCTACCCCCGCTCGGGTTTCATGCATGTCGATCTCGGGCCCGCGCGGCAGTGGGGCGAGCGGTTCCCGGTCCGGGCGACGGCATTCGCAGCCGAGACGCCGCCCGCCCGCGAAGTACTGGCAGAAAGCCGCACCATGAAGGGCGGCGGCGCGGCTGGCGTGGCGACGCTGGGTGTCGCGGGTGTCGAGGTGGCGCAGAGCGTCCTCGCCGAGACCCAGACCGCCATCCTGCCGCTGGTGCCTTATCTCGATACCCTGCGGTGGGTGTTCATCGTCGTCGCGCTCGGGGGCATCGTGGTCACGATCTACGCCCGCCTCGACGACTGGAAGCGGGGGAGGCGGTGATCGCCGCGCTTCTGACCGGGTTCGCCGCCAGCCCGTGGACGCGGGCGGCGCTGCGCTACGGCGCCATCGTCCTCGCCGTGCTCCTGTTCCTGCTGTCGCTTCGGCGGTCCGGCGAACGAGCGGGACGCCTCGCCGAACGCCTTGAGACCACGGAGAAGGCAAATGATGTCCATCGCCGGATGCTGGAAGCGGCGGCTCGCCGCCCTCGCGATCGTAACGAGCTTGCTCAGCGGCTGCGCGACGGTTCGTTCTGAGCACGGCAGGCTCGCGACATGCCCGCCCGTGGTCGATTATGGCAGGGAGTTCGAGGCGCGGGCGGCCGAGGAGCTGGCCCTGCTGCCGCAGGGATCGGCGATTGCGATGATACTAAGCGACTACGCCGTGATGCGGGAGCAGGCGTGGGCATGTCGCGGACGATAACGCCCGACATCCTTGACCTACTGCTGTTTTCGATTAGGTCGCCGCCCTGTCCAGAAATCTCGCAAAGGGATGGGCTCTTGCTCGATCTCTGGCACGACAACTGGGCACAAACGGGGATGGATCGAAAAAGCCGCGCAGTTGATCGCTTCGAAGCCTTGAAAGACTGCGGCTGCCGACCGAAGCGTCGCCGGGTTGTTGAAGATTCCTCCGGTCAGCGCAGCGATGATCTCGGGTACGGCCGGGTCAGGCTTGACGATTTCGTTAGTGCTTACAGCGACGCGGGGTCCAGGCGACGGGCCCAATCCTCGACGGTACCGGTCTCGATCCGGCGCCTGGCCAGCCGCCTCCAGCCGTCGGGTAGACCCGGCAGATCAGCAAGCGCTGCAAGGGCATCAAGATCGAGCACGTCGCGATACAGGAGGCGCGCGACGCGCGTCAGCGGCCAATCGGGGTGAGGCCGAAGTGCAAGCTTTGCTGTCATGCGCGCTTCCATCGAACCCCGCTCCAGCACCCGGAAATACCAGCCGGTGCGGCCGGTATCCTGCACCCGGCGGGCCATGTCCGCGACGTCGAAACGAAAATTGAGCTTCCAGCAGGGTTGGCGCGACTGACTGACCTCCAGGAGGGCGCCGCCAATGCGCCAGCGGTCGCCCAGGCAGACATCCTGTTCTGTCACGCCCCTCACCACCAGATTCTCGCCGAAGCCGCCAGGGCGCAGGCGCGAAGCGATCTCCGGGAGTTCCTGTTTCCAGAGCTTGTAGTGGCTTACGGGATAGGCATGCAGCGCCTTGTCAGGCCCGCCATGGCGTTGCGGATCGCCCTGAGCGTCGCCTGCCAATCCCAAGGTGTCGGCCATAACCGACCCCGACACGATCTGCTTGTCGATCCCCGAGGGAGCACTGGTTGGGCCCAATGGTGCGATCTGACCTACCCGGAGTTCGAGAACACGGAACTCAGCCATCATTCCCGACCTCGGACATCAGCGCCATGATCTCGGCGCCAAGGGCCAGATCGGCGACCTGGCCGAAATGTCGGGCGCGCATGCGGCCCTGTCTGTCGAAGAGCACGAGGCTCGGCGTTCCCTGCAGACCCCATGCCTCCATCGTGCGCGGCAGGGGCCCGGTCCCGGGTGCGTCAATGGCGACCGGAAAGCGGATGCGCCATTCGTGCAGGAAGGCTTCGAGCGTGGCGCGGGCGTTGGCGGCATGGTGCTCGAACACCGAGTGCAGGCCGATCACCGCGACCTCGGCCGGATCGAAAGTCTGGGCGATACGCTGCGCTTGCGGCAGCCCATGCAGGGCGCAGCCCGGACAGAGCATCTGGAACACTTCGACCGCCAGCACGCGGCCGCGGAAATCGCCAAGCGTCAGGGGACGGTCGCTGTTCAGCCATTCGGCCGCGTCAAGCTTCGGGTTTTCCGTCATCTACCGCTCCATCGTGACGGGCGCGACGGCCGGTGAGGCCGCCGCGCCCCCTGGATCACTGATTCACGCGCCCGGGCAGGCTCAGGTTGCCCGAGGCCACGTCGAAGACATCGACGACGCAGAGTAGCGGCGCATGCACGTTGGCATTGACCCGCAATCCGGCCGTCACCCCGTCGAAGGTCATCGCCTCGACCGTGCCGATATCGGCGAAGGGCACGGCAATCTCGACCGTCTCGGCCGACAGGACCGGCTGCCAGCCGGGGCTGTCGATCAGCAGAGGCAGGCCCGGCCAGGTCGCGGGCAGGCGCGGTGTGGCGCCCTCGGGGATATCGATCACCTTCAGTGCGCCCGGCCCGCAGGCCTCGTCCGGGCCGAGCACGACCCAATGGCTGTGCCAGACATCGCCGTCATTGCCCCTGTCGCCGTCGCCGTTTTCGTCGAAGAGCGGCGTGTCGTCGAAATCGGGATGCGACGTGGCGACAAGCGCCAGGATGCCCGCGCCAGGGTCGAAGCCCACGGTGCCGGCGTCAAGGCTGGTGGGCCAGACATAGGCAAAGACCTCTGACCCGGCCAGCGCGCCGGTGGGGGTGGGCCGCGCCTCGCCCGCGATGCCGGACACGGCCATGTGGAAGATGGCGACATTGCCCTCGGTCGCGATCCGCGTGTGCACGATGTCGAAAGGGGCGAGCACGCCACCGCCGGGGGCGGAGGTGATGCCGCCCGTGTGGTCATGGGCGCCGTCGGCAAGGGCCATGCCAGGCAATGCGGCCAGGGCTGCT from Hyphomicrobiaceae bacterium encodes:
- a CDS encoding glycoside hydrolase TIM-barrel-like domain-containing protein, with the protein product MATLVLGAAGAAIGGSIGGAILGVSAATIGGFIGSTIGSVVDSWIISSLTPTQRIEGARLDTLRITSATEGAVIPRLYGRMRMGGNIIWATDFREETKTTTQGGGKGGGGGKVKTTEYLYYASFAVALCEGPITGIGRIWADGKPMDLSGVTWRWYPGDETQTADPFIAARMGAASTPAYRGTAYVVFEELALSTYGNRLPQLSFEVFRPLADPDTAEGLTQAVTMIPASGEFTYATQAIRKTDGGAQIPENLNALADSTDMVEALDRLQATAPEVESVSLVVAWFGDDLRAGSCKVRPGVEVSAKSTTPASWSVNGVSRAGAFLVSRDDEDRPVYGGTPSDFAVVQAIQEMTARGLRVTFYPFILMDVPPGNTLPNPYSDSAAETGQPAFPWRGRITCSPAAGFAGTVDKTATAASQVAALFGAATPASFSVSGQTVSWTGPSGDWGLRRMVLHYAHLCAAAGGVNAFLIGTEMPGLTTIRSSASIYPAVQAYRDLLADVRSILGSGTKIGYAADWSEYFGHQPGDGSGDVFFHLDPLWADPEIDFVGIDNYMPLSDWRDGFEHADAAEGWPAIYDRAYLQANIAGGEGFDWFYASAADRSTQVRTAITDGAAAKPWVFRYKDLRAWWSNAHYDRPGGVESGTPTAWAPQSKPIWFTELGCPAIDRGTNQPNVFFDPKSSESFTPHFSRGWRDDAIQRAYLEATYLWWCTPANNPVSSVYGGRMVYVPECAAWTWDARPYPFFPALTDVWTDGANWRLGHWLTGRLGAVSLAALVRHLCLRAGLPESRIDVTGLWGAVEGYAITALESPRASVTTLSRHFGFDAVETEGVIRFVMRGRASVATLALDDLVAAREGDVLELSRGQETELPQALKWQVARADEDYDAALVEARRITVDTTRIASESFPMAVPPEEAERRCRRALMEAWTGRESAVFRLPPSRLALDPADVVTLAHDGRAVPLRLVSIADGDARGIEAVRQDRATYDLPPGDPRAASLTRALVFGAPDAVLMNLPQLTEDQPAHRPFAAAHAVPWPGEMAVFRSPSTDGFDLLTTFGSRARIGALVSDLYAGPTSRFDLGNALVVDLLTGTLESVTDLTLFGGANGLAIESVPGVWEIVQAGAAELLAPGRYRLTRLVRGQRGTEGAMGYPAPAGARVVVLDDSLASLPIAEADLALPWNWRIGPASRPVSDETYVVQAFTPEGVGLRPFSVAHVEQPWRKPRTPGDLTIRWTRRSRSLTADSWGGLEVPLAEELEAYEVEILDGAAEKRVLSATTTSAIYTAAQQSADWGAPLGPGDTLDIRISQLSALVGRGAPKTVTLTF
- a CDS encoding DUF2793 domain-containing protein, with the translated sequence MSDATTHLLLPYILAAQAQKHVTLNEALRLLDGLVQLSVLDRDLTAPPASPTDGDRYIVGSGATGDWAGWDLNVALWTDGAWLRLPPRTGWRAWVEDEGLLLVYDGAGWVGTTPAALQNMALLGIGTTADASNPFSAKLNAALWTAKSVAEGGSGDLFYTMNKEAAGDDLGLTLQTGFVTKALVGLFGSDRFRLAVSADGSTFFDGLSVDNATGIVDQPRLPRFKAYTNYDNYVGVGTWTKIGLNNTDYNDQGAFDAANNHFVAPVDGTYLFGATLLYKINASATARMRGRLVLNGTTEIRGSLGEISATHVSLATAIWLQTIVPLTAGDTVELQGYFRVADGYFAADHTSFWGCKIG
- a CDS encoding DUF6127 family protein, producing the protein MTPPRSEGFVRMPDAEFEAILTRAAEEGAKRALADVGLDGDEAALDIRDLRSLVDCIRLMRRTAMQTAVRMITTCVMLALLAGIAIKLKIFGGGP
- a CDS encoding D-Ala-D-Ala carboxypeptidase family metallohydrolase translates to MNTTFHRHWRDVPESTWRWPNFSPAEIACRGTGKLLINELALDKLQALRDRLRKPLIVRSGYRSPEHNRAVGGATRSKHMDGAAFDIAMTNHDPLAFEAAAREVGFLGFGFYPRSGFMHVDLGPARQWGERFPVRATAFAAETPPAREVLAESRTMKGGGAAGVATLGVAGVEVAQSVLAETQTAILPLVPYLDTLRWVFIVVALGGIVVTIYARLDDWKRGRR
- a CDS encoding MOSC domain-containing protein; this encodes MAEFRVLELRVGQIAPLGPTSAPSGIDKQIVSGSVMADTLGLAGDAQGDPQRHGGPDKALHAYPVSHYKLWKQELPEIASRLRPGGFGENLVVRGVTEQDVCLGDRWRIGGALLEVSQSRQPCWKLNFRFDVADMARRVQDTGRTGWYFRVLERGSMEARMTAKLALRPHPDWPLTRVARLLYRDVLDLDALAALADLPGLPDGWRRLARRRIETGTVEDWARRLDPASL
- a CDS encoding TlpA family protein disulfide reductase; its protein translation is MTENPKLDAAEWLNSDRPLTLGDFRGRVLAVEVFQMLCPGCALHGLPQAQRIAQTFDPAEVAVIGLHSVFEHHAANARATLEAFLHEWRIRFPVAIDAPGTGPLPRTMEAWGLQGTPSLVLFDRQGRMRARHFGQVADLALGAEIMALMSEVGNDG